A single Perca flavescens isolate YP-PL-M2 chromosome 2, PFLA_1.0, whole genome shotgun sequence DNA region contains:
- the LOC114565209 gene encoding E3 ubiquitin-protein ligase RBBP6 isoform X1 — protein MSCVHYKFSSKLDYNTVTFDGLHITLNELKRQIMARERLKATDCDLQITNAQTREEYTDDEAHIPKHSSVIVRRTPLGGVKPAGRTFIVDRSDTAVVGSSRPTDSSPSMSLAQLAKTANLVDANASEEDKIKAMMSQSNHEYDPIYYSKKAVGPPPAHYTCFRCGKAGHYIRQCPLLMVQDKSVEGPKPVRISKGIPQSFMVKAEPGTKGAMLTSTGEYAIPAIDAEAYAQGKKERPPFVPHDQSSSEDDTDPIPDELLCPICNDLMTDAVVIPCCGNSYCDDCIRTTLLDSEEHICFTCKQSDVSPDNLIANKFLRQAVNNFKNETGYTKHVRKQVQNAAPPPPRPQLVRPLHSRQQDPLLANITQPPPTSAPSPAPQAQVPPPAPAPALAPTPAPTPAPAPPQAPAAPSASTPPHAAAVEERKDDSPAPAPAVDHHSPMQSNSHGEPPPPGETDPEPTVTPDSSGTSESGLQNYHLTVIGHPPPIRPPHPPGHQSQPQPSHRGGGRPWDRFYRGRGEHPSTHLQRAPPPAPAPPVYPAPSMYPPPPQSYPPPPYTSGPGLMPPVMGYQPQPVYAPGPPGLNPPWVAPGTQPPLVPLPPLAQPPLSKEDFYRQRHHRQDKVTSKLDEFTKDFHKELMKYRNAPKRRRPSYSRSRSYSRSPFSRSPYSRSRSRSRSRSYSYSPSRSRSRSRSHGRFYPRSPLSRRNGRSYGRSRTRSRSRSRSYGYRRSGTPRSPPPYRPGGWEGAEGAGPYRSRSRSRSPGPGGFRTRSPGGRKPPPRELPPYELKGSSPGGNERWERERYRQWEKEYADWYNKYYKDYDNQHPHPHPPLHHRGHGSRDRERDRMSPLPRGYSPQGRGRRGREERGAPPHHPPSSSSGTKSSAKVLKTKKVKKKRSGEESESSHQSVDRGDATPVRDEPMDEIPSLVTTPPVSSKASLGAATSKAPASKSTAAPVKTSTKSTSKTPSDKTKKERSQKVKARVKTEAVKVKTDRVKKKTGEGVVTKKDSSSSSSSSATKPLKTIKTKPDDAPASTTPKKEKGKSSAVRPALLKTPPLSSQNLSLHHASLHDGPRPGHDMRGRRDLPQGCGLLPLPHQHTLLHRPPSPDSRRRMGEEGRSLLGPPPGKLRRMDGLGGGGDLLSHSHMSHQPTLHRLPPPSERPGLLPLPGSREMGRGDAERGSIRPLMDLQVKPLAQRRIKLNRDLGRKGSTETAALDRAPSGPEKTTSTSDRSAAANICEGDRPSSTAEGSGRKEQAASAERGVSRERPGSAGERPQGSDREPSRSSGLDRERDRASGSDRDRGAASDRPRDRVSGSQKMAVTVERDPEGERSVRRERKNSSGGSAGGRSVSLDKMTIAEKTAISRSGTDPQEKPSTSSKERGEGSERSAKSDRSVSKDRTERSAPSGEKPLAAHREAVKGGEESVVKSKPRISRKALTSHTVSSTSTRSTQETKRDSDKDQKSVAAKPAEQPPSSPANSRGRSPSVSPAPSPAREEPLIQPPPRSKWEREDDEEGQENGLSAPKDPSPVPQRGRGREGQTEAPKPARGEGRDATREERRGVVREEKKGKAPREEGKGGRPAPTNSDKPTKSKLVREEGRGGGGGGGGGRDEGRGVTGKEERGAEGRGGGGREESRGPEPRRQRLCSDLGRETDEAAFVPDYSEGEGSEPDRGRSGSPSPSQSQPSSPSQSNHSGAADKKKKKHKKHKKHKKHKKHSTHDKEGEQKDHKHKHKKKKHKKSKDKDVAVEEETMEKAEEGAPC, from the exons ATGTCGTGTGTTCACTATAAGTTTTCTTCCAAACTGGACTACAACACAGTTACTTTCGATGGGCTGCATATCACCCTCAACGAGCTTAAAAGGCAGATTATGGCCCGAGAGCGCCTCAAGGCCACAGACTGCGACCTGCAGATCACCAACGCGCAGACTCGAGAAG AATACACAGATGATGAGGCCCACATCCCAAAACACTCGTCCGTGATCGTTCGCCGCACTCCGCTTGGAGGAGTAAAACCTGCTGGCAGGACGTTCATTGT AGATCGTTCTGACACAGCTGTGGTGGGATCTTCTAGACCC ACTGACTCTTCTCCATCTATGTCCCTCGCCCAACTCGCCAAG ACTGCTAACCTGGTTGATGCAAATGCATCAGAGGAGGACAAGAttaaagccatgatgtctcagTCCAATCATGAATATGACCCGATATA TTACTCCAAGAAAGCAGTGGGACCTCCACCTGCTCACTATACCTGCTTTCGCTGCGGAAAGGCTGGTCACTACATCCGGCAATGCCCCTTGTTAATG GTCCAGGATAAGAGTGTAGAGGGTCCCAAGCCAGTGAGGATTAGTAAGGGCATTCCTCAGAGCTTCATGGTTAAAGCAGAGCCAGGCACCAAGGGAGCCATGTTAACCAGCACTGGAGAATACGCTATACCTGCAATAGATGC GGAGGCATATGCACAAGGAAAGAAGGAGCGCCCTCCGTTTGTTCCACATGACCAGTCATCATCTGAGGATGATACAGACCCAATCCCTGATGAACTCTTGTGTCCGATCTGCAATGACCTGATGACAGATGCTGTAGTTATACCCTGCTGTGGAAACAGTTACTGCGACGACT GTATCAGGACTACCTTGTTGGACTCAGAGGAGCACATCTGCTTCACATGCAAACAGTCAGATGTTTCACCTGATAATCTCATTGCCAACAAGTTTCTTCGACAG gctGTGAACAACTTTAAGAATGAGACGGGATACACCAAACACGTGCGCAAGCAAGTCCAAAATGCGGCCCCGCCTCCACCGCGCCCTCAGTTGGTCAGGCCACTGCACTCAAGACAGCAGGACCCACTGCTGGCCAATATCACTCAACCTCCTCCTACAAGCGCACCCTCTCCTGCCCCTCAAGCACAGGTCCCGCCCCCTGCTCCCGCTCCTGCTCTTGCCCCTACCCCTGCCCCTACTCCTGCCCCCGCTCCTCCGCAAGCTCCTGCTGCTCCTTCTGCTTCTACCCCTCctcatgctgctgctgttgaagaaagaaaagatgatTCACCAGCCCCTGCACCTGCTGTTGACCACCATTCCCCTATGCAATCCAACAGCCACGGTGAACCCCCCCCACCAGG TGAGACCGATCCAGAACCTACTGTGACACCAGACTCATCAGGAACCTCAGAAAGTGGATTACAG AACTACCATTTAACTGTCATTGGCCACCCTCCACCTATAAGGCCGCCTCATCCTCCAG GTCACCAGTCACAGCCACAGCCCTCTCACAGAGGTGGGGGCAGACCCTGGGACAG GTTTTACAGAGGTAGAGGAGAGCACCCCTCCACTCACCTTCAGCGAGCTCCACCTCCTGCACCTGCCCCTCCAGTGTACCCGGCGCCGTCCATGTACCCGCCCCCACCACAGTCCTACCCTCCTCCTCCGTACACCTCTGGCCCTGGACTTATGCCTCCTGTCATGGGTTACCAACCCCAGCCGGTTTATGCCCCTGGTCCACCAGGGCTCAACCCTCCCTGGGTTGCCCCTGGTACCCAGCCCCCTCTTGTCCCTCTACCCCCCCTTGCTCAGCCCCCCCTCTCTAAGGAAGATTTCTACAGACAGCGGCACCACCGACAGGACAA AGTTACATCTAAACTGGATGAATTTACTAAAGACTTCCACAAAGAGCTTATGAAGTACAGAAATGCACCAAAGAGACGAAGACCGTCTTATTCAAG ATCCCGGTCATACAGTCGCTCTCCATTCAGCCGCTCTCCTTACTCACGCTCTAGATCCAGATCAAGATCCAGGTCTTACTCTTATTCTCCCAGTCGATCTCGCTCCCGGTCGCGCTCCCATGGCCGGTTTTATCCCCGCTCCCCCCTTTCTAGACGCAACGGACGCAGTTATGGCCGCTCCCGGACAAGGTCCCGCTCTCGTTCAAGGTCTTATGGGTATCGGCGTTCTGGCACACCGCGGTCTCCTCCCCCCTACCGGCCAGGAGGCTGGGAGGGAGCGGAAGGCGCAGGGCCCTACAGGTCTCGGTCCCGGTCTCGCTCCCCAGGCCCTGGTGGCTTCCGGACCCGCAGCCCAGGTGGCCGAAAGCCGCCTCCACGTGAGCTCCCACCGTATGAACTGAAGGGTTCAAGTCCTGGAGGTAACGAGcgctgggagagagagaggtatcgGCAGTGGGAGAAGGAGTATGCCGACTGGTACAACAAGTACTACAAAGACTATGACAACCAGCATCCCCATCCCCATCCCCCACTTCATCACAGAGGTCACGGCAGCAGAGACCGGGAGAGGGACCGAATGTCCCCGTTGCCGAGAGGTTACTCCCCCcaggggagagggagaagagggagagaggagagaggtgcTCCCCCTCACCATCCTCCGTCCTCTTCGTCAGGGACCAAGTCCAGCGCTAAAGTCCTGAAGACAAAGAAAGTCAAAAAGAAGCGGTCCGGGGAGGAATCGGAGTCATCGCATCAGTCGGTAGACCGAGGTGATGCTACTCCTGTCAGAGACGAACCAATGGACGAAATCCCGTCACTCGTTACCACTCCTCCCGTGTCCTCGAAGGCTTCGCTTGGAGCCGCCACCTCCAAGGCTCCAGCCTCAAAAAGCACTGCTGCGCCCGTTAAAACCTCAACTAAGTCAACATCGAAGACTCCGTCTGATAAGACTAAGAAAGAGAGGAGTCAAAAGGTGAAAGCCAGAGTGAAGACGGAGGCTGTGAAGGTAAAGACTGacagggtgaagaagaagactgggGAGGGTGTGGTGACCAAAAAAGActcctcatcatcctcctcGTCCTCTGCCACGAAACCGTTAAAGACCATTAAAACCAAACCTGACGATGCCCCCGCCTCAACTACCCCTAAAAAGGAAAAGGGTAAAAGCTCTGCGGTGAGGCCTGCCCTGCTTAAGACCCCCCCGCTGTCCTCCCAGAACCTGTCTCTGCATCATGCCTCCCTTCATGACGGCCCTCGGCCTGGCCACGACATGAGGGGGAGAAGAGATCTTCCACAGGGTTGTGGTCTCCTTCCCCTCCCCCATCAACACACACTCCTCCACCGACCCCCCTCCCCGGACAGTCGGAGGAGGATGGGAGAGGAGGGCCGCTCCTTACTCGGACCTCCGCCTGGAAAGCTGAGGAGAATGGATGGGCTAGGGGGTGGAGGGGATCTCCTCTCCCACTCTCACATGTCTCATCAGCCCACGCTCCACAGACTCCCACCCCCCTCAGAGAGGCCTGGTCTTCTTCCTCTGCCAGGGAGCCGCGAGATGGGCCGGGGAGACGCAGAACGAGGATCCATCAGACCGCTAATGGACCTTCAG GTGAAGCCCCTGGCCCAGAGGAGGATCAAGTTGAACCGAGATCTGGGGAGAAAAGGCAGCACTGAGACGGCCGCTTTGGACAGAGCACCGTCGGGTCCTGAAAAGACGACCTCCACCTCGGACCGATCAGCCGCCGCTAACATCTGTGAAGGAGACCGACCCAGCAGTACGGCAGAAGGTTCTGGAAGAAAAGAGCAGGCAGCGTCTGCTGAGAGGGGAGTCTCCAGAGAGAGACCAGGAAGTGCTGGAGAGAGACCTCAGGGCTCCGACCGAGAACCGAGCAGAAGCTCAGGACTggacagagagcgagacaggGCTTCGGGATCAGACCGGGACCGAGGCGCTGCGTCTGACAGACCGAGGGACAGGGTCTCAGGCTCGCAGAAGATGGCAGTTACAGTGGAGAGAGACCCCGAAGGAGAGCGGTCCGTGAGGAGAGAGCGAAAAAACTCCAGCGGCGGAAGTGCAGGAGGGAGGTCGGTCTCTCTGGATAAAATGACCATCGCAGAGAAAACCGCCATCTCCAGGAGCGGGACAGACCCTCAGGAGAAGCCAAGCACGTCGTCTAAGGAGAGAGGCGAAGGGTCAGAGCGATCTGCTAAATCTGACAG GAGTGTTTCCAAGGACAGAACGGAGAGGAGTGCCCCCTCAGGAGAGAAACCCCTTGCTGCTCACAGAGAAG CAGTGAAAGGTGGCGAGGAGTCTGTTGTGAAGAGCAAACCCAGGATCAGCCGAAAGGCTCTGACAAGCCACACCGTGAGCTCCACCAG CACTAGGTCAACTCAAGAAACAAAGCGAGACTCGGACAAAGATCAGAAGAGCGTAGCCGCCAAACCCGCAGAGCAGCCCCCATCGAGCCCCGCAAACAGCCGTGGCCGCAGCCCGAGCGTCAGCCCGGCGCCCAGCCCGGCCCGGGAGGAGCCGCTCATTCAGCCTCCTCCTCGCTCCAAGTGGGAGAGAGAAGATGACGAAGAAGGCCAGGAAAATGGACTCAGTGCACCCAAAGACCCGTCACCGGTGCCACAGAGGGGCCGAGGCAGGGAGGGGCAGACTGAAGCACCTAAACCTGCCAGGGGCGAAGGCCGGGATGCTacgagggaggagaggagaggagtagtgagagaagagaaaaaagggaaaGCACCCAGGGAAGAGGGTAAAGGTGGCAGGCCAGCACCGACAAATTCTGACAAACCAACCAAATCCAAACTcgtgagagaggaggggagaggaggaggaggagggggagggggaggaagagaTGAGGGGCGAGGAGTGACAGGGAAGGAGGAAAGGGGTGCAGAAggcagaggtggaggaggacgAGAGGAGAGCCGTGGCCCGGAGCCCAGGAGACAGCGTTTGTGCTCGGACCTGGGTCGCGAGACGGACGAGGCGGCCTTTGTGCCCGACTACAGCGAGGGCGAGGGCTCTGAGCCGGACCGAGGAAGAAGCGGCAGCCCCAGTCCGTCCCAGAGCCAACCCTCCAGCCCCAGCCAGAGCAACCACAGTGGCGCGGcggacaagaagaagaagaaacacaagaaacataaaaaacacaagaaGCACAAGAAGCACAGCACCCACGACAAAGAAGGAGAACAAAAGGAccacaagcacaaacacaagaaaaagaaacacaaaaagagcAAAGACAAAGATGTGGCGGTAGAAGAGGAGACGATGGAGAAAGCGGAGGAAGGGGCTCCGTGCTAA
- the LOC114565209 gene encoding E3 ubiquitin-protein ligase RBBP6 isoform X2, producing MSCVHYKFSSKLDYNTVTFDGLHITLNELKRQIMARERLKATDCDLQITNAQTREEYTDDEAHIPKHSSVIVRRTPLGGVKPAGRTFIVDRSDTAVVGSSRPTDSSPSMSLAQLAKTANLVDANASEEDKIKAMMSQSNHEYDPIYYSKKAVGPPPAHYTCFRCGKAGHYIRQCPLLMVQDKSVEGPKPVRISKGIPQSFMVKAEPGTKGAMLTSTGEYAIPAIDAEAYAQGKKERPPFVPHDQSSSEDDTDPIPDELLCPICNDLMTDAVVIPCCGNSYCDDCIRTTLLDSEEHICFTCKQSDVSPDNLIANKFLRQAVNNFKNETGYTKHVRKQVQNAAPPPPRPQLVRPLHSRQQDPLLANITQPPPTSAPSPAPQAQVPPPAPAPALAPTPAPTPAPAPPQAPAAPSASTPPHAAAVEERKDDSPAPAPAVDHHSPMQSNSHGEPPPPGETDPEPTVTPDSSGTSESGLQNYHLTVIGHPPPIRPPHPPGHQSQPQPSHRGGGRPWDRFYRGRGEHPSTHLQRAPPPAPAPPVYPAPSMYPPPPQSYPPPPYTSGPGLMPPVMGYQPQPVYAPGPPGLNPPWVAPGTQPPLVPLPPLAQPPLSKEDFYRQRHHRQDKVTSKLDEFTKDFHKELMKYRNAPKRRRPSYSRSRSYSRSPFSRSPYSRSRSRSRSRSYSYSPSRSRSRSRSHGRFYPRSPLSRRNGRSYGRSRTRSRSRSRSYGYRRSGTPRSPPPYRPGGWEGAEGAGPYRSRSRSRSPGPGGFRTRSPGGRKPPPRELPPYELKGSSPGGNERWERERYRQWEKEYADWYNKYYKDYDNQHPHPHPPLHHRGHGSRDRERDRMSPLPRGYSPQGRGRRGREERGAPPHHPPSSSSGTKSSAKVLKTKKVKKKRSGEESESSHQSVDRGDATPVRDEPMDEIPSLVTTPPVSSKASLGAATSKAPASKSTAAPVKTSTKSTSKTPSDKTKKERSQKVKARVKTEAVKVKTDRVKKKTGEGVVTKKDSSSSSSSSATKPLKTIKTKPDDAPASTTPKKEKGKSSAVRPALLKTPPLSSQNLSLHHASLHDGPRPGHDMRGRRDLPQGCGLLPLPHQHTLLHRPPSPDSRRRMGEEGRSLLGPPPGKLRRMDGLGGGGDLLSHSHMSHQPTLHRLPPPSERPGLLPLPGSREMGRGDAERGSIRPLMDLQVKPLAQRRIKLNRDLGRKGSTETAALDRAPSGPEKTTSTSDRSAAANICEGDRPSSTAEGSGRKEQAASAERGVSRERPGSAGERPQGSDREPSRSSGLDRERDRASGSDRDRGAASDRPRDRVSGSQKMAVTVERDPEGERSVRRERKNSSGGSAGGRSVSLDKMTIAEKTAISRSGTDPQEKPSTSSKERGEGSERSAKSDRSVSKDRTERSAPSGEKPLAAHREVKGGEESVVKSKPRISRKALTSHTVSSTSTRSTQETKRDSDKDQKSVAAKPAEQPPSSPANSRGRSPSVSPAPSPAREEPLIQPPPRSKWEREDDEEGQENGLSAPKDPSPVPQRGRGREGQTEAPKPARGEGRDATREERRGVVREEKKGKAPREEGKGGRPAPTNSDKPTKSKLVREEGRGGGGGGGGGRDEGRGVTGKEERGAEGRGGGGREESRGPEPRRQRLCSDLGRETDEAAFVPDYSEGEGSEPDRGRSGSPSPSQSQPSSPSQSNHSGAADKKKKKHKKHKKHKKHKKHSTHDKEGEQKDHKHKHKKKKHKKSKDKDVAVEEETMEKAEEGAPC from the exons ATGTCGTGTGTTCACTATAAGTTTTCTTCCAAACTGGACTACAACACAGTTACTTTCGATGGGCTGCATATCACCCTCAACGAGCTTAAAAGGCAGATTATGGCCCGAGAGCGCCTCAAGGCCACAGACTGCGACCTGCAGATCACCAACGCGCAGACTCGAGAAG AATACACAGATGATGAGGCCCACATCCCAAAACACTCGTCCGTGATCGTTCGCCGCACTCCGCTTGGAGGAGTAAAACCTGCTGGCAGGACGTTCATTGT AGATCGTTCTGACACAGCTGTGGTGGGATCTTCTAGACCC ACTGACTCTTCTCCATCTATGTCCCTCGCCCAACTCGCCAAG ACTGCTAACCTGGTTGATGCAAATGCATCAGAGGAGGACAAGAttaaagccatgatgtctcagTCCAATCATGAATATGACCCGATATA TTACTCCAAGAAAGCAGTGGGACCTCCACCTGCTCACTATACCTGCTTTCGCTGCGGAAAGGCTGGTCACTACATCCGGCAATGCCCCTTGTTAATG GTCCAGGATAAGAGTGTAGAGGGTCCCAAGCCAGTGAGGATTAGTAAGGGCATTCCTCAGAGCTTCATGGTTAAAGCAGAGCCAGGCACCAAGGGAGCCATGTTAACCAGCACTGGAGAATACGCTATACCTGCAATAGATGC GGAGGCATATGCACAAGGAAAGAAGGAGCGCCCTCCGTTTGTTCCACATGACCAGTCATCATCTGAGGATGATACAGACCCAATCCCTGATGAACTCTTGTGTCCGATCTGCAATGACCTGATGACAGATGCTGTAGTTATACCCTGCTGTGGAAACAGTTACTGCGACGACT GTATCAGGACTACCTTGTTGGACTCAGAGGAGCACATCTGCTTCACATGCAAACAGTCAGATGTTTCACCTGATAATCTCATTGCCAACAAGTTTCTTCGACAG gctGTGAACAACTTTAAGAATGAGACGGGATACACCAAACACGTGCGCAAGCAAGTCCAAAATGCGGCCCCGCCTCCACCGCGCCCTCAGTTGGTCAGGCCACTGCACTCAAGACAGCAGGACCCACTGCTGGCCAATATCACTCAACCTCCTCCTACAAGCGCACCCTCTCCTGCCCCTCAAGCACAGGTCCCGCCCCCTGCTCCCGCTCCTGCTCTTGCCCCTACCCCTGCCCCTACTCCTGCCCCCGCTCCTCCGCAAGCTCCTGCTGCTCCTTCTGCTTCTACCCCTCctcatgctgctgctgttgaagaaagaaaagatgatTCACCAGCCCCTGCACCTGCTGTTGACCACCATTCCCCTATGCAATCCAACAGCCACGGTGAACCCCCCCCACCAGG TGAGACCGATCCAGAACCTACTGTGACACCAGACTCATCAGGAACCTCAGAAAGTGGATTACAG AACTACCATTTAACTGTCATTGGCCACCCTCCACCTATAAGGCCGCCTCATCCTCCAG GTCACCAGTCACAGCCACAGCCCTCTCACAGAGGTGGGGGCAGACCCTGGGACAG GTTTTACAGAGGTAGAGGAGAGCACCCCTCCACTCACCTTCAGCGAGCTCCACCTCCTGCACCTGCCCCTCCAGTGTACCCGGCGCCGTCCATGTACCCGCCCCCACCACAGTCCTACCCTCCTCCTCCGTACACCTCTGGCCCTGGACTTATGCCTCCTGTCATGGGTTACCAACCCCAGCCGGTTTATGCCCCTGGTCCACCAGGGCTCAACCCTCCCTGGGTTGCCCCTGGTACCCAGCCCCCTCTTGTCCCTCTACCCCCCCTTGCTCAGCCCCCCCTCTCTAAGGAAGATTTCTACAGACAGCGGCACCACCGACAGGACAA AGTTACATCTAAACTGGATGAATTTACTAAAGACTTCCACAAAGAGCTTATGAAGTACAGAAATGCACCAAAGAGACGAAGACCGTCTTATTCAAG ATCCCGGTCATACAGTCGCTCTCCATTCAGCCGCTCTCCTTACTCACGCTCTAGATCCAGATCAAGATCCAGGTCTTACTCTTATTCTCCCAGTCGATCTCGCTCCCGGTCGCGCTCCCATGGCCGGTTTTATCCCCGCTCCCCCCTTTCTAGACGCAACGGACGCAGTTATGGCCGCTCCCGGACAAGGTCCCGCTCTCGTTCAAGGTCTTATGGGTATCGGCGTTCTGGCACACCGCGGTCTCCTCCCCCCTACCGGCCAGGAGGCTGGGAGGGAGCGGAAGGCGCAGGGCCCTACAGGTCTCGGTCCCGGTCTCGCTCCCCAGGCCCTGGTGGCTTCCGGACCCGCAGCCCAGGTGGCCGAAAGCCGCCTCCACGTGAGCTCCCACCGTATGAACTGAAGGGTTCAAGTCCTGGAGGTAACGAGcgctgggagagagagaggtatcgGCAGTGGGAGAAGGAGTATGCCGACTGGTACAACAAGTACTACAAAGACTATGACAACCAGCATCCCCATCCCCATCCCCCACTTCATCACAGAGGTCACGGCAGCAGAGACCGGGAGAGGGACCGAATGTCCCCGTTGCCGAGAGGTTACTCCCCCcaggggagagggagaagagggagagaggagagaggtgcTCCCCCTCACCATCCTCCGTCCTCTTCGTCAGGGACCAAGTCCAGCGCTAAAGTCCTGAAGACAAAGAAAGTCAAAAAGAAGCGGTCCGGGGAGGAATCGGAGTCATCGCATCAGTCGGTAGACCGAGGTGATGCTACTCCTGTCAGAGACGAACCAATGGACGAAATCCCGTCACTCGTTACCACTCCTCCCGTGTCCTCGAAGGCTTCGCTTGGAGCCGCCACCTCCAAGGCTCCAGCCTCAAAAAGCACTGCTGCGCCCGTTAAAACCTCAACTAAGTCAACATCGAAGACTCCGTCTGATAAGACTAAGAAAGAGAGGAGTCAAAAGGTGAAAGCCAGAGTGAAGACGGAGGCTGTGAAGGTAAAGACTGacagggtgaagaagaagactgggGAGGGTGTGGTGACCAAAAAAGActcctcatcatcctcctcGTCCTCTGCCACGAAACCGTTAAAGACCATTAAAACCAAACCTGACGATGCCCCCGCCTCAACTACCCCTAAAAAGGAAAAGGGTAAAAGCTCTGCGGTGAGGCCTGCCCTGCTTAAGACCCCCCCGCTGTCCTCCCAGAACCTGTCTCTGCATCATGCCTCCCTTCATGACGGCCCTCGGCCTGGCCACGACATGAGGGGGAGAAGAGATCTTCCACAGGGTTGTGGTCTCCTTCCCCTCCCCCATCAACACACACTCCTCCACCGACCCCCCTCCCCGGACAGTCGGAGGAGGATGGGAGAGGAGGGCCGCTCCTTACTCGGACCTCCGCCTGGAAAGCTGAGGAGAATGGATGGGCTAGGGGGTGGAGGGGATCTCCTCTCCCACTCTCACATGTCTCATCAGCCCACGCTCCACAGACTCCCACCCCCCTCAGAGAGGCCTGGTCTTCTTCCTCTGCCAGGGAGCCGCGAGATGGGCCGGGGAGACGCAGAACGAGGATCCATCAGACCGCTAATGGACCTTCAG GTGAAGCCCCTGGCCCAGAGGAGGATCAAGTTGAACCGAGATCTGGGGAGAAAAGGCAGCACTGAGACGGCCGCTTTGGACAGAGCACCGTCGGGTCCTGAAAAGACGACCTCCACCTCGGACCGATCAGCCGCCGCTAACATCTGTGAAGGAGACCGACCCAGCAGTACGGCAGAAGGTTCTGGAAGAAAAGAGCAGGCAGCGTCTGCTGAGAGGGGAGTCTCCAGAGAGAGACCAGGAAGTGCTGGAGAGAGACCTCAGGGCTCCGACCGAGAACCGAGCAGAAGCTCAGGACTggacagagagcgagacaggGCTTCGGGATCAGACCGGGACCGAGGCGCTGCGTCTGACAGACCGAGGGACAGGGTCTCAGGCTCGCAGAAGATGGCAGTTACAGTGGAGAGAGACCCCGAAGGAGAGCGGTCCGTGAGGAGAGAGCGAAAAAACTCCAGCGGCGGAAGTGCAGGAGGGAGGTCGGTCTCTCTGGATAAAATGACCATCGCAGAGAAAACCGCCATCTCCAGGAGCGGGACAGACCCTCAGGAGAAGCCAAGCACGTCGTCTAAGGAGAGAGGCGAAGGGTCAGAGCGATCTGCTAAATCTGACAG GAGTGTTTCCAAGGACAGAACGGAGAGGAGTGCCCCCTCAGGAGAGAAACCCCTTGCTGCTCACAGAGAAG TGAAAGGTGGCGAGGAGTCTGTTGTGAAGAGCAAACCCAGGATCAGCCGAAAGGCTCTGACAAGCCACACCGTGAGCTCCACCAG CACTAGGTCAACTCAAGAAACAAAGCGAGACTCGGACAAAGATCAGAAGAGCGTAGCCGCCAAACCCGCAGAGCAGCCCCCATCGAGCCCCGCAAACAGCCGTGGCCGCAGCCCGAGCGTCAGCCCGGCGCCCAGCCCGGCCCGGGAGGAGCCGCTCATTCAGCCTCCTCCTCGCTCCAAGTGGGAGAGAGAAGATGACGAAGAAGGCCAGGAAAATGGACTCAGTGCACCCAAAGACCCGTCACCGGTGCCACAGAGGGGCCGAGGCAGGGAGGGGCAGACTGAAGCACCTAAACCTGCCAGGGGCGAAGGCCGGGATGCTacgagggaggagaggagaggagtagtgagagaagagaaaaaagggaaaGCACCCAGGGAAGAGGGTAAAGGTGGCAGGCCAGCACCGACAAATTCTGACAAACCAACCAAATCCAAACTcgtgagagaggaggggagaggaggaggaggagggggagggggaggaagagaTGAGGGGCGAGGAGTGACAGGGAAGGAGGAAAGGGGTGCAGAAggcagaggtggaggaggacgAGAGGAGAGCCGTGGCCCGGAGCCCAGGAGACAGCGTTTGTGCTCGGACCTGGGTCGCGAGACGGACGAGGCGGCCTTTGTGCCCGACTACAGCGAGGGCGAGGGCTCTGAGCCGGACCGAGGAAGAAGCGGCAGCCCCAGTCCGTCCCAGAGCCAACCCTCCAGCCCCAGCCAGAGCAACCACAGTGGCGCGGcggacaagaagaagaagaaacacaagaaacataaaaaacacaagaaGCACAAGAAGCACAGCACCCACGACAAAGAAGGAGAACAAAAGGAccacaagcacaaacacaagaaaaagaaacacaaaaagagcAAAGACAAAGATGTGGCGGTAGAAGAGGAGACGATGGAGAAAGCGGAGGAAGGGGCTCCGTGCTAA